A DNA window from Rossellomorea marisflavi contains the following coding sequences:
- the flhA gene encoding flagellar biosynthesis protein FlhA, producing the protein MPARDLSVLASVILIVAMLIIPFPGWLLSVLIIINISLALLVLLISMNMNEPLQFSIFPSLLLLLTLFRLGLNVSTTRSILSKGEAGGVVETFGTFVVGGNVLVGLVVFVILIVIQFIVITKGSERVSEVAARFTLDAMPGKQMSIDADLNAGMISEQDARTRREKVGREADFYGAMDGASKFVKGDAIAGIVIVMINLIMGIIIGMTQMGLPIAEAATKFSLLTVGDGIVSQIPALLISTATGIVVTRAASEGNLGQDIMNQLLAYPVMLYVAASTIFLLGVFTPISFLVTVPIAAALALGGYMVSRTPKQDEADVMEMEEELEHEEMKSPESVVNLLNVDPIEFEFGYGLIPLADSNQGGDLLDRIVMIRRQLAIEMGLVIPVVRIRDNIQLQPNEYRLKIKGNEMAKGELLLDHYLAMSPGIDDGSVEGIDTIEPSFGLPAKWISEEMKEQAEIFGYTVVDPPSVVSTHLTEIIKTHAHDLLGRQETKQLIDHLKESYPILVEEVTPNPLSIGEIQKVLAKLLKEHVSIRNLPVIFETLADYGKMSSDTDLLAEYVRQALARQITSQYAGDEAMLKVVTVSGKVEKKIADSIQQTEHGNFLSLDPGDSQEILESVASQVEQVSLMEESPVILCSPAVRMYVRQMTERYFPQVPILSYNELEANVEVQSLGVVNIS; encoded by the coding sequence ATGCCAGCAAGAGATCTATCCGTTTTAGCGAGTGTCATCTTGATCGTCGCCATGCTGATCATCCCGTTTCCGGGGTGGCTGCTGAGTGTGTTGATCATCATTAATATATCACTTGCCCTCCTTGTGCTCCTTATCTCCATGAATATGAATGAACCATTGCAATTCTCGATATTTCCGTCGCTCCTGTTGCTGCTGACGCTATTCAGACTTGGTCTAAATGTTTCCACAACGAGGTCGATCCTTAGTAAAGGGGAAGCAGGGGGCGTTGTGGAAACATTTGGAACATTCGTAGTCGGAGGAAACGTCCTCGTCGGGCTCGTAGTATTCGTCATCTTGATCGTGATCCAATTCATCGTCATCACGAAGGGGTCAGAGCGTGTATCAGAAGTGGCCGCCCGGTTTACCCTTGATGCGATGCCCGGGAAACAGATGAGCATCGATGCCGACCTGAATGCTGGGATGATCTCGGAACAGGATGCCCGCACACGCCGTGAAAAAGTCGGAAGAGAAGCCGACTTCTACGGTGCGATGGACGGGGCATCGAAGTTCGTTAAAGGGGATGCCATCGCCGGGATCGTCATCGTCATGATCAATCTGATCATGGGGATCATCATCGGGATGACCCAGATGGGCCTTCCCATCGCAGAGGCTGCTACAAAATTTTCACTTTTGACCGTCGGTGATGGGATCGTAAGTCAGATCCCGGCCCTATTGATTTCAACGGCAACAGGGATCGTCGTCACCCGTGCTGCCTCTGAAGGGAACCTAGGGCAGGATATCATGAATCAGCTCCTCGCTTATCCCGTCATGCTCTATGTGGCGGCATCGACGATCTTTTTACTTGGTGTGTTCACACCGATTTCATTCCTCGTTACCGTGCCGATCGCAGCTGCCCTTGCCCTTGGCGGCTACATGGTATCCAGGACGCCGAAGCAGGATGAAGCAGATGTGATGGAGATGGAAGAAGAATTGGAACATGAGGAAATGAAAAGTCCTGAAAGTGTCGTGAACCTGTTGAATGTAGATCCAATCGAATTCGAATTCGGGTACGGGCTCATTCCCCTTGCAGATTCCAATCAGGGAGGGGACCTTCTTGACCGGATCGTCATGATCAGAAGGCAGCTTGCCATCGAAATGGGTCTCGTGATTCCGGTTGTGAGGATCAGGGATAATATTCAACTGCAGCCGAATGAGTACCGTCTGAAAATCAAAGGCAACGAAATGGCGAAGGGTGAGCTGCTCCTTGATCACTATCTCGCCATGAGTCCGGGGATCGACGATGGATCGGTGGAAGGAATCGATACGATCGAACCATCATTCGGACTCCCGGCAAAATGGATCTCAGAAGAAATGAAGGAACAGGCCGAAATCTTCGGTTATACAGTGGTCGACCCGCCTTCTGTCGTATCCACTCATTTGACGGAAATCATTAAAACCCACGCGCATGACCTACTTGGAAGGCAGGAAACGAAGCAGTTGATCGATCATCTGAAGGAATCGTATCCGATCCTGGTGGAGGAAGTGACGCCGAATCCACTTTCCATAGGTGAAATACAAAAAGTACTGGCGAAATTATTGAAAGAGCATGTTTCAATCAGGAATCTTCCGGTGATTTTCGAAACCCTCGCCGACTATGGAAAAATGAGCTCCGATACCGACCTGTTGGCAGAGTACGTAAGACAAGCCCTAGCAAGACAGATCACCAGCCAGTACGCAGGAGATGAAGCCATGCTTAAGGTTGTGACCGTATCAGGCAAGGTGGAGAAGAAAATTGCCGATAGTATACAACAGACAGAGCATGGAAACTTCCTGTCCCTTGATCCCGGTGACTCACAGGAGATTCTTGAAAGCGTGGCGTCACAGGTCGAACAGGTTTCCCTCATGGAAGAATCACCGGTCATCCTCTGCTCTCCTGCTGTCCGCATGTACGTCAGGCAGATGACCGAGCGCTACTTCCCGCAGGTTCCGATCCTTTCTTATAATGAGCTCGAAGCAAACGTTGAAGTACAAAGTCTAGGGGTGGTGAATATTTCATGA
- the flhF gene encoding flagellar biosynthesis protein FlhF, whose protein sequence is MMVKKYRADSMNDAMAKVRKDLGSDAVILHSKQIQTGGILGFFKKRGVEVIAALDPDHSEEEAPVKVERVQDPAPQPAINQQLGELKGMIAALSTSMTDHFPSPVSDILDSFKKQGVKEEYLLELGNRLQRLPEETYIESTVAYLTERLESVAMGGMTFSHKYINLMGPTGVGKTTTLAKLAAEAVIEKRKKVAFLTTDTYRIAAIEQLKTYASLLNVPVEVIYKAEDYRAAMEKFRDCDHIFIDTAGRNYREEHYVTELNNLIDFSTDMESYLVLSLTSKEEDMKEIATAFSSMKIDRFIFTKLDETSSMGSIFNLILETGIGAAYVTTGQDVPEDIEPLGAGDIARLMMKGIRP, encoded by the coding sequence ATGATGGTCAAAAAATACAGAGCCGACTCAATGAACGACGCCATGGCGAAGGTTCGGAAGGATCTTGGTTCAGATGCAGTGATTCTCCATTCGAAACAGATCCAAACGGGAGGCATACTCGGCTTCTTCAAAAAAAGGGGCGTGGAGGTCATCGCTGCTCTCGATCCGGATCACTCGGAGGAGGAGGCTCCCGTGAAAGTGGAAAGGGTCCAAGATCCCGCCCCCCAGCCTGCAATCAATCAGCAGCTCGGTGAACTGAAAGGCATGATCGCCGCATTATCTACGTCGATGACGGATCATTTCCCTTCTCCCGTATCGGATATCCTGGATTCTTTTAAAAAACAGGGGGTGAAGGAAGAATACCTGTTGGAACTTGGAAACCGGCTTCAGCGGCTTCCGGAAGAAACCTACATCGAAAGCACAGTAGCCTACCTTACCGAGCGCTTGGAGAGTGTTGCTATGGGTGGGATGACCTTTTCTCATAAGTATATCAATCTCATGGGACCGACCGGGGTAGGAAAGACCACGACCCTTGCGAAACTGGCGGCTGAAGCCGTGATCGAGAAAAGAAAAAAAGTGGCCTTCCTGACGACGGATACATACCGGATCGCTGCGATCGAACAGTTAAAAACCTATGCATCCCTTCTGAACGTACCGGTTGAAGTAATCTATAAGGCGGAAGATTACAGGGCGGCAATGGAGAAATTTAGGGACTGCGATCATATTTTTATCGACACGGCGGGCCGTAACTACCGGGAAGAACATTACGTGACGGAACTCAATAACCTGATTGACTTCAGTACCGATATGGAGTCCTACCTCGTTCTCTCCCTTACCAGTAAGGAAGAAGATATGAAAGAGATCGCTACTGCGTTCTCGTCTATGAAGATCGACCGCTTCATATTCACCAAACTTGATGAAACTTCAAGCATGGGATCGATTTTCAACCTCATCCTTGAGACGGGAATCGGTGCCGCGTACGTGACAACAGGTCAGGATGTGCCGGAAGACATCGAACCACTCGGGGCCGGGGACATTGCCCGGCTGATGATGAAAGGGATCCGACCATGA
- a CDS encoding MinD/ParA family protein produces the protein MNDQAHKLRQRMNESARTYAVVSGKGGVGKSNITTNLAILLGKRGKRVLLFDMDIGMGNVHLLLGSHRKYSVMDYIEDGNKTIHDVVCKDVHGISYISGGNGLKDLVEWHGERMDRFFEGLKELMRHYDYILFDMGAGATSASIEFLLSVDEIIAVTTPEPTAMTDVYSMMKYIFLRDRSREISILCNRASTKREGRETLIRLKHTVGKFLLKEVTDLGFLPEDPTVRKAVVNQVPLVIGYPASAVSRSLKDVLDVLIPTGVKVKKSSFIEGFRTFFKGVDAVD, from the coding sequence ATGAATGATCAGGCACATAAACTCAGACAAAGGATGAATGAAAGTGCAAGGACGTATGCTGTCGTGAGCGGTAAAGGTGGAGTCGGGAAGTCGAATATCACGACGAACCTGGCCATCCTTCTGGGGAAAAGGGGGAAACGGGTCCTGCTGTTCGATATGGATATCGGAATGGGGAATGTGCATCTTCTCCTGGGAAGCCACAGGAAATACTCCGTGATGGATTATATCGAGGATGGGAATAAGACGATTCACGACGTGGTATGCAAAGACGTGCACGGTATCTCCTATATATCCGGGGGCAACGGATTGAAGGACTTGGTGGAATGGCACGGCGAACGGATGGACCGCTTTTTTGAAGGGCTCAAAGAGCTCATGAGGCACTATGATTATATTTTATTCGATATGGGCGCCGGGGCTACGAGTGCGTCCATCGAGTTCCTGCTGTCAGTCGATGAGATCATTGCCGTGACCACACCTGAACCCACGGCCATGACCGACGTATATTCCATGATGAAGTATATTTTCCTGAGAGACCGCTCAAGGGAGATTTCGATATTATGCAATCGGGCTTCGACGAAACGAGAGGGAAGGGAAACGCTCATCAGGCTTAAACACACGGTAGGAAAATTCCTTTTAAAAGAGGTAACGGACCTCGGCTTCCTCCCTGAAGATCCGACTGTGCGAAAAGCTGTGGTGAATCAGGTGCCCCTGGTCATCGGATATCCTGCTTCAGCAGTATCAAGAAGTCTCAAGGACGTGCTGGATGTCCTGATTCCGACGGGGGTAAAGGTGAAGAAATCATCCTTTATAGAAGGCTTCCGAACGTTTTTCAAAGGGGTTGATGCAGTTGATTAA
- a CDS encoding chemotaxis protein CheA, with protein sequence MEMSQYLEIFIEESKENLQACNEQLLALEKHPNDLSIVNEIFRAAHTLKGMAATMGYDDLANLTHKMENVLDGIRNGVLAVTPGILDVVFQAVDDLEAMVFSIADGGDGKRDVSDVVRLLQQIESGDAPGTAAEQEVAATATALPSRLTYEAYEQTVIEEAIEQGFKCFEISVSLREDCLLKAARVYMVFELLEKDGEVIKSDPPVDQLEEERFDRDFTVSILTMESAESMAGKVESVSEIDRVSISPIETGTFRSSEDTFTEPSPEKIQHEIVEESTPRLKEENAENVKKAAPSSKTIRVNIDRLDILMNLFEELVIDRGRLEEISKQFDNPELNETVERMTRISGDLQSIILNMRMVPVETVFNRFPRMVRQLAKDLDKQIELKIEGAETELDRTVIDEIGDPLVHLIRNAIDHGIETPEVRTKHGKEPFGTVKLKAYHSGNHVFIELEDDGAGINKEKVLQKAIDKGIVSSDQALTLSDRQIYELILSSGFSTAEKLSDISGRGVGLDVVRSTIESLGGSITIDSTVGEGSRFSIQLPLTLSIIAVMLVDVKSEKYAIPLSSIIETAIIKKEDVLHAHNQKVIDFRGKVVPLLFLEEVFEVPSEGDEADQYSIVLVRKGEKTAALVVDSFIGQQEVVLKSLGHYLNDIFAISGATILGDGQVALIIDCNALIH encoded by the coding sequence ATGGAGATGAGTCAATACCTGGAAATATTTATAGAAGAAAGCAAAGAAAACCTTCAGGCGTGCAATGAACAGCTGCTGGCACTGGAGAAGCATCCGAATGATCTTTCGATTGTCAATGAGATCTTCCGCGCAGCTCATACACTTAAGGGAATGGCTGCAACGATGGGGTACGACGATCTAGCGAATCTCACTCATAAGATGGAAAACGTCCTGGACGGAATCAGGAACGGTGTGCTGGCCGTGACACCCGGGATTTTGGATGTCGTGTTTCAGGCCGTGGACGATCTGGAAGCAATGGTATTCTCCATTGCCGATGGCGGCGACGGCAAGCGGGATGTGTCAGATGTAGTCCGTTTATTGCAACAGATCGAGAGTGGAGATGCCCCAGGGACAGCAGCGGAACAGGAAGTGGCTGCAACGGCAACGGCCCTTCCCTCACGACTTACATATGAAGCGTACGAACAGACCGTGATCGAGGAAGCGATCGAACAAGGCTTCAAATGCTTTGAAATCTCGGTTTCCCTTAGGGAAGACTGCCTCCTGAAGGCCGCGCGTGTATATATGGTATTCGAACTCCTTGAGAAAGACGGGGAAGTAATCAAGTCGGATCCTCCAGTAGATCAGCTGGAAGAAGAACGGTTTGATCGGGATTTCACGGTTTCGATCCTTACAATGGAATCGGCTGAAAGCATGGCCGGTAAAGTAGAGAGCGTTTCCGAGATTGACCGGGTGAGCATTTCTCCTATTGAGACGGGAACCTTCCGCAGTTCAGAAGACACCTTCACGGAGCCTTCTCCTGAGAAAATTCAGCACGAGATTGTGGAGGAGTCAACTCCCCGGTTGAAGGAAGAGAATGCAGAAAACGTGAAGAAGGCTGCCCCTTCCTCAAAGACCATCAGGGTCAACATCGACAGGCTCGATATTCTGATGAATCTATTCGAGGAACTGGTCATCGACCGGGGAAGACTTGAGGAGATTTCCAAACAATTCGATAATCCGGAACTGAATGAAACGGTTGAACGGATGACCAGGATCTCAGGCGACTTGCAATCCATCATCCTGAACATGAGGATGGTACCGGTGGAGACGGTATTCAACCGATTCCCCCGTATGGTACGTCAGCTCGCCAAGGATCTAGACAAGCAGATCGAACTGAAAATCGAAGGGGCTGAGACGGAGCTGGACCGCACCGTCATCGATGAAATCGGTGACCCGCTCGTCCACTTGATCCGGAATGCCATTGATCACGGCATCGAGACCCCGGAAGTCAGAACGAAGCACGGAAAAGAGCCTTTTGGAACAGTCAAACTGAAAGCCTATCATAGCGGCAACCATGTGTTCATCGAACTGGAAGACGACGGGGCAGGAATCAATAAAGAAAAAGTCCTTCAAAAAGCCATTGATAAAGGCATTGTCTCCTCGGATCAGGCTCTGACGCTTTCTGACCGACAAATCTATGAGCTGATCCTTTCGTCAGGATTCTCAACAGCGGAAAAGCTATCGGATATTTCCGGGCGTGGAGTAGGATTGGATGTTGTGAGATCTACGATCGAATCGCTTGGAGGTTCCATCACGATTGATTCGACTGTCGGAGAGGGATCAAGATTTTCGATCCAGTTGCCCCTTACACTGTCCATCATCGCCGTCATGCTCGTCGATGTGAAGTCCGAAAAATATGCCATTCCTCTGTCGTCCATAATCGAAACGGCCATCATCAAAAAGGAAGATGTCCTCCACGCGCACAATCAAAAGGTGATCGATTTCAGGGGCAAGGTCGTTCCGCTACTTTTCCTGGAAGAAGTATTCGAAGTCCCTTCTGAAGGGGATGAAGCCGATCAATATTCGATCGTACTCGTGCGAAAAGGCGAGAAGACGGCGGCACTGGTCGTCGATTCATTCATCGGGCAGCAGGAGGTCGTCCTGAAATCCCTTGGACATTATCTCAACGATATCTTCGCGATTTCCGGTGCCACCATTCTCGGAGATGGGCAAGTGGCTTTGATCATCGATTGCAACGCATTAATCCATTAA
- the flhB gene encoding flagellar biosynthesis protein FlhB, with protein MKQLKLDLQFFSGEKTEKATPKKRDDARKKGQTAKSQDVNTAIILLSVFMFMLFGASFLGDVVFDLFHQTFQEYMLMDLTEKSIRVITLDIMKELALLLGPIMLVALIAGLVANYIQVGVMFTVEPIQPKLEKIDPIKGFKRIFSLRAIVELVKSILKIGFVGTITFVVLWINIDKVLSLSFKSVGDSLLTMGKLTVQMGIAASIALLFLSLFDFLYQRYDFEKNIRMSKQDLKDEHKNIEGDPLIKSKIKQRQREMAMRRMMQEVPQADVIITNPTHFAIALKYDEKKMDAPYVVAKGVDFLAQKIKFIASEHGVVTIENRPLARALYDAADIGDAVPEEFFKAVAEILAYVYRTKKSHAIHRE; from the coding sequence CGCAAGAAAGGTCAGACCGCCAAGAGTCAGGATGTGAATACGGCGATCATTCTCCTGTCGGTATTCATGTTCATGCTCTTTGGCGCCTCATTTCTAGGGGATGTGGTGTTTGATCTTTTCCATCAGACGTTTCAGGAGTATATGCTCATGGACCTTACCGAGAAGAGCATCCGTGTAATCACCCTCGATATAATGAAAGAACTCGCCTTGCTTCTCGGACCCATCATGCTCGTCGCGTTGATTGCCGGACTGGTGGCCAACTATATCCAGGTGGGGGTGATGTTCACGGTAGAGCCGATCCAGCCAAAATTGGAAAAGATCGATCCGATCAAAGGATTTAAACGGATCTTTTCCCTGAGGGCGATTGTTGAGCTCGTGAAATCCATCCTTAAGATCGGATTCGTTGGAACCATCACATTCGTGGTCCTTTGGATCAATATTGATAAGGTATTGAGCCTCTCCTTTAAATCAGTGGGTGATTCCTTGCTGACCATGGGGAAGCTTACCGTCCAGATGGGCATCGCAGCCTCGATTGCACTTCTGTTCCTCTCCCTCTTTGATTTCCTCTATCAGAGATATGACTTTGAGAAGAATATTAGGATGTCGAAGCAGGATCTGAAGGATGAACATAAAAACATTGAAGGCGATCCGCTGATCAAATCGAAGATCAAACAAAGACAGCGGGAGATGGCCATGAGGAGGATGATGCAGGAGGTTCCCCAGGCGGACGTCATCATCACGAATCCAACGCATTTTGCCATCGCCCTTAAATATGATGAAAAGAAGATGGATGCGCCGTACGTTGTGGCAAAGGGTGTCGACTTCCTTGCACAAAAAATCAAATTCATCGCAAGTGAGCATGGTGTTGTCACCATTGAAAACCGACCGCTGGCAAGAGCCCTCTATGATGCAGCAGATATAGGGGATGCCGTCCCGGAAGAATTTTTCAAAGCTGTGGCAGAAATCCTTGCCTACGTATACAGAACCAAAAAATCACATGCCATACATAGGGAGTGA